Below is a genomic region from Persicimonas caeni.
TCGCCTTCCACAAGCTGATGCCTGAAAACTGGTGGCTCTTGCCGCCGGCCTACGAGCGCGACCTCGCCAGGACGCGGGATGCGGTGCGCGAGATGAGACTTTTCATCAAGCGCTACCCGAACTCCGAGTACACCGACCGGGCGCGCAAGCTGTTGGCCCAAGAGCGCCGCAGACTGGCCGACCACGAGTTGTACGTCGCCAAGTTCTACCTCGACCGCGACAACCCACGCGCCGCCGCCATGCGGCTGCGCTACTTGCTCGAGAACTACTCGGGCCTCGGACTCGACCCGCAGGCGCTCTTCTTGCTCGCCCGCTCCTACATCGAGCTGGGCGACCTCCAGAAGGCCAAGACCGCGCTGGGCGATCTCATCGAGTATCACCCGAACACCGAGTTCGCTCGGGAGGCCCAGGACTACCTCGCCGAGTATGAGCTGGAGTGAGGAAGGGCGAGGGAGAAGGAGAGTTGACACGACGACCCACGATAGCTATACCATCCCCCCTCGGTTCCGGCCTGTGATTTTTCCCGGTAAATCGACAGAGTCGCGCGCCGAACAAGATTTTTTAGCTATCTGAATGTAGCTACGAGCAATCACGATACACTGCCTGCCACGCCCCCCCCACGATGGGAGACAAGCGGGGCCCAACGAGCGGGCAAGACTAGACGAGAGCAGCCATGAAGACGTTTAGCGTCAAAGAGCAGGATGTTGAGCGCGCGTGGCACCTGGTCGACCTGGAAGGAAAAACGGTCGGTCGGGCAGCCAGCGAGATCGCGAAACTGCTGCGCGGAAAGCACAAGCCGATCTACACGCCGCACGTTGACTGCGGAGACTTTGTGGTGTGCATCAACGCCGACAAAGTCGAGTTTTCGGGTAACAAACTCACCGACAAGATGTACCGTCGCCACTCCCTCTACCCGGGTGGCCTCAAAGAGATCGGTGCCGGTGAGTTGATGGAAAAAGCCCCGGAAAAGGTCATCGAATTTGCGGTGCAGGGGATGCTGCCCAAGAACACGCTGGGCCGCAAGATCATCAAAAAACTCAAGGTCTACAGCGGCGCCGACCATCCGCACTCGGCCCAGCAGCCCCAAACTTTCGAGATCGACTGAGGAGATAGACAGCCATGGCCAAAGTAGAACAGTTTCACGCAATCGGTCGTCGTAAAAGCGCTAGCGCTCGGGTCTTTTTGCGCCCCGGCGGCAGCGGCAACGTCACCGTCAACAAGCAGGACGCCGACGAGTACTTCGCTCGCGACACCCTGATGATGATCATCCGCCAGCCGCTCGAGCTCGT
It encodes:
- a CDS encoding outer membrane protein assembly factor BamD, coding for MRVISLMMALLLAPVLTVGAGCATGSDAKPQTYAGAAEQRYMSADEDLEDGNYLEAIRQFNSVRNKFPYSKYAPLSELRIGDAYFAQEKYASAVEQYRNFIQLHPKHPKVSYAHWRVALAFHKLMPENWWLLPPAYERDLARTRDAVREMRLFIKRYPNSEYTDRARKLLAQERRRLADHELYVAKFYLDRDNPRAAAMRLRYLLENYSGLGLDPQALFLLARSYIELGDLQKAKTALGDLIEYHPNTEFAREAQDYLAEYELE
- the rplM gene encoding 50S ribosomal protein L13 — its product is MKTFSVKEQDVERAWHLVDLEGKTVGRAASEIAKLLRGKHKPIYTPHVDCGDFVVCINADKVEFSGNKLTDKMYRRHSLYPGGLKEIGAGELMEKAPEKVIEFAVQGMLPKNTLGRKIIKKLKVYSGADHPHSAQQPQTFEID